The stretch of DNA ATCCCCGATTGAGGGGCAAAGAGCGCCTCTCGATCGTGGATGGCCGGTCAGACAGGAATGTCTGACCTCCTATTCGTTTTATGATCTGTCATCTCAAGCCGGTCGCGGCGTTCTTTGACGTGACCGGTTTGGCTTTCAGGGGGACGGACATTCTTGTCTGTCCTTCGCCTCGTGAGGTGGGTCCGCTCCTGGGACCCGCCGAACGAGGCGATAGCTACGGCAGGGCTGCCCTCCCGCAAATGGCCGTACCCGATTGACCGCGTGGCGGTGGTGAAACAGGCATTGACACGGGGCGGGAACTTCGTTATCCTTGCGTCGGTTTTACGGGTTGTATCCTCCCGCTTTTTCTGTTGCGGCACCCCCTGAATTGCGATATCTAAGCAGTTTGGGGCGCAAGACCAGATAGGTCTTTGCGTCGTAACGGTTTTGGGAGGCCGACGAGGTCTGATGCCGGAGAGCACGGCCCATAGCGCCCTGCTGGCGCGTTTGACGGAAACGGCAACGAAGGTCGCCGAGTTCTATGGGGTAGAATTGCTCGAGTTGACCCACCATCCGGGCAAGCATCAGACCGTGCGCCTGGTGATCGACAAGCGCGGGGGCGTGACCCTCGATGACTGCGCGGCGGTGTCGCGCCGGCTGTCGGCCGATCTGGACATTGAAGACGTCGTGCCGGGGCGGTACACCCTGGAAGTGTCTTCCCCCGGGCTGGACCGGCCGCTTAAGACCCCGGCCGATTTCCGGCGCAAGATGGGCGAGAGTGTGACGTTGAAATACAAGGACGACGAAGGAAAGCGCAAAACCGCCAAGGGCATCATCGCCCGCGTCGGCGAGGAGTCTGTCACCATCGGCACCACGGCGTATCCGTGGGAGCGGGTGGTGGAGGCGAAGGTGATCATCTAGGCGGCGCGTAGCAGCGGCCGGAGAAGGACACGATGGCAATCGAATTTGATATCATGGAGGTGGTCCACCAGATCACCAAGTCGAAGAACCTCGACCAGGAGTATGTCCTGGAGACGATCAAAGAGGGTCTGATGACGGCGGCGCGCAAGCGCTTCGGTGACGCGGACAACATCCAGGTGCACATCGACCGTCGCGAGGGAGAAATCTACATGGTCGCCCTCAAGACCGTGGTCGGCTACGTGCAAGACCCCCAGCATGAGATTTCGCTGGTCGAGGCGCAGGAGATCGACGAGGAATCCGAAATCGGCGACGAGATGGAAATCGAGCTGCCGTTCGAGGAGTTCGGACGCAACGCCATCGCCGCCACCAAGCAGATACTGGTTCAGCGCATCCGCGAGCGGGAGCGCGAGCAGGTGTACGCCGAGTACAAGGACCGTG from bacterium encodes:
- the rimP gene encoding ribosome maturation factor RimP; this translates as MPESTAHSALLARLTETATKVAEFYGVELLELTHHPGKHQTVRLVIDKRGGVTLDDCAAVSRRLSADLDIEDVVPGRYTLEVSSPGLDRPLKTPADFRRKMGESVTLKYKDDEGKRKTAKGIIARVGEESVTIGTTAYPWERVVEAKVII